A segment of the Halovivax limisalsi genome:
GTTCGTCTCTCTGTGAGGCGTTCGTGCGACGCCCGATCGACATCCAGTTCCACACGCGCCCCGGTCGTGTGCCGTCTCAGTGAGCCGTCGGACGGCGGTGTTTGAGCGACACCCTACCAATTACTGTTACGATCCTCCACAAGACATAATTAGTAACCCGATGTAACGGATAGTGGTATGCAATCGAATGACAATACTTCACTGGAAGATGGTGATGCGGAAGAGATTACTCCGCCGTGGCCGATCAACCTGCAGCTGACCGGTGAGGTAAACGGCGTCGACGTGACAGTACGTGGCGAAGGGCGGATTCGAACCGAAGGAGTCTACGAGGTAACGCTCAATTTCGATCGGATCCCCTCGGGCCTCCATCCGTCCATCGTCGCGACGTACGGCGTGAGCTGCTGCTGTTCGGCCCAGGCATCAACGCGTAACGGCGCGAAGAACATGATCGACATGGGGGCGACGGAGTACGTTGCGACCCGAGTGCTCTCGATGGGCGACGACGAACTCACGATCGAGGGAAATTCACTGGCGAGAGAAGAGTGTCTCGAGCTCGATCTCGAAATCGGCGGGACCGTGGACTTGCCCGAGGATATGCCAGGACACTCGGCGTACTACGTCCGGCTGGAGCCGGACGGCGAAGACCGACTCGTCGGGTCCGGAGCGGCAACCCTCTACCGCGAGTCGGGTGAACCACTCACCGCGGGGGTCGACTCGACGTACGACCTCCACCCAGCGGACGTTCCAAACCCCGTTTCCGAACCGCAGTACCGGGTCGTGACTGAAGACGGCGAACTCGACGGGAACACCTACAACACGCGCATTCACTCCCTTCTCGAAGGTGAAGACCCGATCGCGTTACTCGGGGATCGCGAGCCGAAGTTCGCGTAGCGAGGCTGACCAGCGGCGGCACGATCGAGCGTTGGAATTTGTCGTCAACATCGATTCGAGAGCGCAATCGTTGAGCACGCCCCTCGACTGGCAGGTCCTCATCGATATCGCACCCGCCGAGATCGAAGCCGGAGCGCAAGGGTCCCTTTCGAGGCTGTCCGATTGGGCGCGCTCGAGAGCAGCAAATCGCCTCCGGGCCGTCCAAGGGCTTAACCCGGTTCGACGAATAGATCCGGTATGCAGCACGTGAAGATTCCGCAGGACCGCATCGGCGTCCTCATCGGCAGCGGCGGTGAGACGATGCGCGAGATCGAGTCGGCCGCGGAGGTCAGACTCGACATCGACTCCGAGAACGGGTCGGTCGCCGTCGACACCGTCGGCGACCCCGTTCGCGGCTTGAAGGGTCCGGAGATCGTCCGCGCGATCGGCCGCGGATTCGCCCCAGAGGACGCGCTGGCCCTCCTCGACGACGACCTGATGATGCTCGACGTGGTCGACATCGACGCCGCCTCGCGCAACAAGAACGACATGAAGCGCCAGAAGGGTCGCCTCATCGGCGAGGACGGGCGCACTCGCGAACTCATGGAGGAACTCTCCGGCGCATCGGTCGTCATCTACGGCTCGACGCTGGCCGCGATCGGCACCCCCGAGGAGGTCGACGTGGTGCGCACGGCCGCCGAGATGCTGCTCGAGGGCGCGCCCCACGGGACGGTGTACTCCTACCTCGAGGACAAGCACAACGAACTCAAACACCGGGGGCTGGACTACCACCGGTATCCGGGCTCGGGCGCGGAAGAAGAGGTCTAGGCGGCGCGAGCACCCAAGCCACGTTTGACGTACTCCGTTCGTCGGTCCGTTTTGCGAATCCATTTCGAGCCGGCCAGCGACTGCCGGCCGAACTCGCATCGGATCGGACCGGCTGACTCGCCAGCCGGCGCTTTCAGGCCCCGATCCCGACGATGGCCTGGTGAATCGCGGTGACGTCCGCCGGCGTGATCTCGCCGTCGTCGGTCAGGTCCGCGCAATCGGCGTCGAATCCGGATGGATCCAGTCCCGCGATGTGTCGCTGCGTGAGCGTCGCGTCGAGCGAGGTGACCTGGCCGTCGCCGTCGACGTCGCCCGGGAGCGCACAGCCGGCAGCGCCGATTTCGACCGCGGCGGTGGCCGAATCGTCGTCGCTTGTGACGGTGACGTTGCCCGCTCCGTCGTCGCCGGCCTCGGTGCTCCAGACGAGTTCGCGCTGGGTCGCGTTCCCCGGTTCGAGGTCGACGGTCGCGGTGTCGACGACCGTCCCGTCGAAGTCCGCGAGTTCGATCTGCTGGGCGATCGTCTCAGCTCGAACCTGGGTTTCGTTCCCCACGGCCTCAACTTGCACGTCCACGACGAGATCCTCGCCCGCGGTCACCGGGGAGTTCGTCCCGAGGATCTCGACGGCGAGTGTTGGCGGTTGCTCGACCGCGACGGTCTCGACCGCCGTGTCTCCGCTCGTCTCGACGATGGCGGAGACGGTGCCGACGTCTTCGCCCGTGGGCGTCCAGGAGAGTGCGATCGTTTCGTCCGTCCCGGCGTCGATCGCGACCGATGCGTTGTCGACGACGGCGTGTCCGATCGCGAGCGAGATCGGTTCCGTCGCGTCGGTGCCGCTCGGGTTCGCGAGGGTCGCGTTCACCGTGACCGGTTCTCCCGGGGCGACCGTGTCGGGGACGGCCACCGATTCGAGGGCGACGTCGACGGCGAGTTCGACCGATCTGGACGTCGGATCGTCCGGATCGACGGTAATCGGGATCGTCGACGCAGCGTACCCGGGCGCCGCGACGTGAAGCGTCCGATCGCCGGTCCTGGCGTCGACCGTGACCGTCCCGTCGGCGTCGGTGCGAGCGCCTTCCCCGTCGACGGCGGCCGTCGCGTTCTCGATCGGCGCGCCCGTCTCGTCGGTGACGGAGACCGACACGGGCCCGCGCTCGGGCACGATCGGGCCGACCTCGTCCTCGTAGCCGATCGTCGACCGGTCGCCCTCCGTCGCGTCGGCTTCGACGACGAACTGGACGGGATGCCCCCCGAGCTCGCCGTCGAGCGTCAACGAGACCGACTCGTAGGTGGACTCGTTCCGGCCGGTGCCCGCGAGTTCGACGGTCGTGTT
Coding sequences within it:
- a CDS encoding KH domain-containing protein, whose translation is MQHVKIPQDRIGVLIGSGGETMREIESAAEVRLDIDSENGSVAVDTVGDPVRGLKGPEIVRAIGRGFAPEDALALLDDDLMMLDVVDIDAASRNKNDMKRQKGRLIGEDGRTRELMEELSGASVVIYGSTLAAIGTPEEVDVVRTAAEMLLEGAPHGTVYSYLEDKHNELKHRGLDYHRYPGSGAEEEV